The Chryseolinea soli nucleotide sequence ACTCATTCCGTTTTGGGTGTTGGGCAATGTGGTGTTCACGCTGGGCCTGCTGGTAGCCTGGGCCATCTATGGGATCGTGCCGGTGGGAAATTTGATCGTGCTGTATGTTTTTGTGGGCGTATACCTGCTCGCGGTGCTGGGCTTTGGTTTGCTGGTGTCCACGGTCTGCGAGACGCAACAGCAGGCGATGTTCATCATGTTTTTCTTTATGATGATCTTCATCCTCATGGGCGGACTCTTCACACCCATCGACAGCATGCCGGAGTGGGCGAAGCTCATTTCCCGGTTTAACCCGGTGAGCTATCTCATCAGCGTCATGCGCATGGTGGTGTTAAAGGGAAGCGATCTGTACGACGTGCGGATTCACCTCGGCATTGTAGCACTGTTCGCCGTGGTGTTGAATGGATGGGCGGTGTTGAACTATAAAAAGACAAGCTAACATCATCACCGTTAAGCCTTACCGCACAAAGGCAAAACGCATGATGTTGCCGTTCTGGATCTCGTTCCCTTCGTTCGAAATATACAAGTGCCCGACATCGTCGAAGGCAATGCCTTCCGGCTGATTGAAGTACTTGGGATCTAACGCATAGGCCGCTTTTGGCTTCCAGCCCGCATCGGCGATCAGCAAGGTCTTATGCACCGAGGAGAGGATATACCATTCTCCCGTCAACGGATGAAGGGCCAGCGCCGAGGGTTGAAACGCACGCCTCACTTTGCCGGCCAACGAGGACATCCCGCTAAGGTCGATCTGGAAGGATGTTACCTTCGACCCCGAGCTGTCGGCCAGGTCGAGCGTGTAGCCTTTGATGATGTGCTTTTCCTTCCCGCATTTTTTGCAGAGCGTATACAACTTGTTATCCGTTTCCAGGGCGCAGAGGCTTTCGTATTCGCCTTTCGGAAACACGTTTTCCCACTTCCGGGCTTTCACCTTTTTTTGTTTGATGCTGTCGGAGAAAGAGAACAGCGTGCCATCGCTGCGCAGGGTGTAGATCAGGTTTTTGTAGACGGCCACGTCTTCGAAGTCGCCGTTCTTGGAGAACTTGGTGGCATAGGCTTTCTTCTTGTCGATGGGGAAGAAGAACAGGCGGCCGTCTTCGTCGTTGATGGCCAGCACCGTGTCAGGGTTGCCGTGATGGAAGGCGATGCCGGAGATCTCGAGCAACGATTCGCGCATAATGATCTTTTCCGGCGCCGAGAAGTCGTAGCCGGGTGGGCTGTTGTACCGCTTTAGTTCGCAAGAAAAGAGCAGCAGCAAACAGAGGGCGGAGAGGAGCCCATATTTCACAGAATGTGTTGTCTTGTTCCTCACGGTGTGCGAAGGTACTATTCAGGGGTCAAATCACCAGAAAAAAATTGCCGCTAGAAAAGTGACAGAGCGTGTTGTCCTGCATCCCGGCGACATTCAGGATCAAGGTTGACGGCCATTAAACGGAACGCATTAGTTAAACCTGTACCCGATGTAGAGTCCAGGTCCCTTGGCATAGGTGGGCACAACGGTGAGGTTGCTGTTCTTATTTTTCCAGTGGTAGCGATGGGTCAGGTAGGCGATGTTCGTGGAGAGTATACCAATGCCGGCCCCGGCAAACACATCAGACACCCAATGGCGGTTGTTCATAATGCGCATGGCACCCACGGTGGTGGCCATGCCATAGGCGCCGATGGTATACCAGACGCTCTGATCGCCATACTCTTTTGCCATGAACGTGGCCGTGGCAAAAGCCTGGGCGGTGTGGCCCGAAGGAAATGAAAATTCGTCTTTACCGTCGGGACGTTCTTCGTGTGTGATCGATTTGAACGAGAAGGTGAGGGCTGCCATGATCATCTCCGATTTTACCAGCAACAGCGTCCGGTTCCGGAAATCGTTTTTCCCTTTCACCCCCGCGATGTTCAGTCCGTAGACGATCGCCACCGGTGCGTGCATGAGGTAGTTGTCTACCTTGCTGTGAAAGTTGGGCATGATGTTGTTGCGCTCCTCCCGGATCTCGTAGCGGTTGATGACGTCGTCGCTTTTTGCGGAATAGACACCCAGTCCGATCAGGAGGGCAGGTACTTTTACGGCGTGGAGCAGCCGGTATTCTTTTTTGGCTTGGGGAGCATCTTCCTGTAGCTGCAGGTCCGGAGCCGGTTCGCTGGGTTGTGGCTTGATCTGGGCGAGAGCACCCGACGAAAGGCAAAGGGCGGCAATGAGCAGAGAGGAAAACTTCATAACCTCGAAAATAACGATTTTTAATGTGATTGCAAAAGTAGTGCAATCGACACCGGCCGGCAACGACATTTCAGTTTGAAAAGCACGAGGGTGGAATTGATGCCACGTTTTGCTGCGTGGCCTATAAAATATTAACTCGTGTTCAATTTGTTGAAATTACAAGCATTTACATGCCATCCCAATCCTGCCCGGCATACCCGGCATTCAAAGACTGACCCAATCTCACACGATCACATAGTTGCGGTATTCCCCCAGGCGGCGGCCGGTCGTCTTCTCGACCCATTCCTTGACACGGTCTTTCAGGCTGAGGCGGACACGGCTTTCGTCGAACACGAAATCCCAGGTCAGGTTGGCGATGCGGCGGTGCATAACTTGCGGGTGGGTGTCCTGGAACCGCTCGAGCCGATCGATCTCCGAGTAGTCGAACTCGCTGGTGCGGGGGATGTTCTGGTCGATCCACTCGTCGCTGTGCCAGTAGCGGTTAAACGACACCTGTTTGTTTTGCATGGCCTTGGGCTCGCGAACATAGCCGTAGTGGAAGATGGACGCGGGGATGTGTTTCACCTTCAGCTTCCGGTTGGGCAGGATGCGGAAGCCCTGGGCATCGCGGTAGGAAAAGATGTCTTTCCGGTTGCGGATCACACGGACTTCACGGCGATACCAGCGGTAGGAGGTGCCCACATAATCGTAGGAACCATAAAAATGTACATAGTCAAAAAGCAACCCTTCGACTTCGTGATCGTCTTTGTAGCGTTGCATGTTTTCGCGCACGGCGTCGATATACTTTTCGTGCATCACTTCGTCGGCCTGGATGTAGAAGGCCCAGTCGGCGGTGGGGTCGATGGCCCGGAAGGCTTTGTCGGTTTCGATGGCGAGCACGCGGCCATTATCCCGCACGTTGTCGTCCCACACGGTTTCGATGATCCGGATCTTGTCGGAGGGAATCGAACGGATCAACTGCAACGTGTCGTCGTCGGAGTTGCCCACGGCGACCACCATCTCCGTGCACAAAGGCAGGATGGACTGTATGGCTTCAACGACCGGATAGTCGTATCGTATCGCATTGCGTACAAATGTAAATCCACTCACTTTCATGGGGGGCACAGGGGGTAAATGAGAGGGTACGCAAATTTCGATATTTATCGTGAAGTAGTCACGTAATTTTTTTTCTTTTCTAGTGTTGATCAACGAATAAATGTGTAATACCGGCGTCCTCGGTCAGGCGTTTTTTCTAAGCGTTGCCAAAACGAAAATGTCGCCTGGAAATTTCAATCGTGTGTCTGAAGAGCTCGGTCAATCGCGAAAGTTTTGGGAGGATTGAGCAAACTTTTTTTAAGCGGTTTTACGGGCACGGTGAATGGAGTATTTCTTTACTCACAGGGGAGACTTTTCAGACGGGTCACAGGTTTTGTCGCTGATGGATGAACGGATTGGTGTTCCAACCAGGAACAGATTTTTTAAGGAAGGGGTCGATGGAGTCTGGTCCCATGAGGTACATGAATCGCTCCCCCTGGTGAGGAAACTTTGAGCGCCGGAATTCGTTTTATTACCACAAATACCGGGCAAACGGACGGGCAAGGCAAAACCCATAAAATTAGCGATCTCATCCCGGTAGTATTTGAAGGATTGAATAAAATATAGTTATATTAATGTTACGTTTCTATTCAAAAAATACGTTTTAGGAAAAGTACCCCCCAAACGACTAGCCGGCCAGCGGGCAACGACGAGTGTCTTATGGACGGTGTTCGAAATGAAACTATTCAACCACCACGGTGCTTTTGAACTATGGAAAATTATCCGCGCTTTGAATTTTCAGACCCCCTGGGGAGCGATCCCTTGGAATTTTTTGCCAAACATGGATTTTTGCATTTCAACAATTTCATCTCCCGCGAAACGGTGAGCGATATCCGGGCGGAAATCCGTGTGATCGAAGACAAATTTGTGGAGCGGCAAGTGGAAAAGATCAACGGCGTTCCGATCAAATACGGGACCGACGTCGATGGACGCAAATTTATCCAACGCTTCCCTTTCAGTTCGCAGCAGAGCCCGCTCCTGAACGAGTTCCTGCAAGACCCCCGCCTCCAAGCCTTGTTTCCCCTGCTGGGCGACGATGCCGAAAATCCGCGGGTGGGCCACAACGAAAAGGACGGTCTGGTTGTCAATCACTATATCAACACCGAACTCAGCAAATTCATACGGATGGGCTGGCATACCGATTGCCTGCGCGACGTCTTTTATGGCAAGAAGATCATGCCCATGCTCAACGTAGGCATTCACCTCACCGACGCCAAGCCCGGCCAGGGAGGATTGCGTATCTTGCCGGGGACACACAAACAAACGATCTTCGGCGTGCTCTTTAAAAAACCATACTTCCTGGATCACCGCCCCGACAAGAACGAGGTCGGACTGCAAACCAGGGCGGGCGACCTCACGGTGCACGACGGCCGGCTTTGGCACCGCGTGGCGCAATCGACCGTCATGGGGGAGCAGAGCCGCCGCCAGGTCATGTATGTACCCATCATCAGCGGCGCGTATGCTATCAAGAACGAGAAAAGTCCGACGCTGATCTATCAGCATTTTCAAAACATGGTGAGGTAGCCGGGAATGAAGCAAGCGATCATTACGGGCGCCAGCAAAGGCCTGGGAAAAGCCTTGGCTTTAGAGATGGCCTCCCGCGGATACGAAACCTTATTGGTGGCCCGGTCCGCCCCGTTGCTCGAGACCCTGGCCGCCGAGATCTCCAGCCGGTTCAACGTGAAGGTGCACACCCTTACACTCGACCTGGCCCAAAACGAAGCCTCCCAAACCGTCTACGAATGGTGTCAGGGCGCGTCCTTCCAACCCACGGTGTTGATCAACAATGCGGGCTATGCCTGTTGGGGATATTTTCATCGACTGCCCTTGAGCAGCCAGTTGCCCATGCTCGACCTGAATGTGCAGGGCATGGTGTCGCTGACCCATCGCATCCTCCCGATACTCCAAAAGCAACCCCAGGCCTACATCCTCAACGTATGCAGCACATCGGCATACCAGCCCGTTCCCACGATGGCGCTATACGCTGCAAGCAAAGCATTTGTGCGGTCCTTCACGCGGTCGTTGCGTTACGAGCTCCGGAAGGGACCCGTATCCGTCACTTGTTTGAGCCCCGGGCCCATGGCCACGAACTTTATTGCCCAGGCCAACATGCAGGCGATGCAGGCGACAGCGCAGAAGTTCGAGATGAAAGCCGACGACGTCGCGCGCCGCGGGGTGAAGGCCATGTTTGCCGGCCGGGCGGAAGTCATTCCCGGGTGGATGAATGCCCTGAGTGTGGGCTTTTCCAAAATCTTACCGGACGCGCTGTTGGAACGGATTGCCAACAACTTGTATGAATCAAAACTATAAATTCCGGAAATCCTTACCTTTGCGAGCTTGAAATTTCCATTGGCAGATTAGATATCTATAGATGTGAAAAAGAACTGGAAATATGCGTGGGGATCGCCCGCTTTCAGAACCCATTTCATTCTGACCTTAGTCGCGGGCATTGCACTGGCGATCTTCGCCGATCGTTTCTTTCCCTTCATCCAACAACGCCCCGGCCACCTCATCGGCGATCCTGTGCTCGACTGGCTCCCGTCGTATGACCTGTCCGCTTATATTTTTGCACTGCTGTACGTCGGGGTTATTATCGCCATCGGCACGGCCGTGAAGACCCCCGAAGTTTTGCTCACCGGCTTGCAGGCCTATGTGCTGCTCAGTTTCATGCGCATGTGTACGTTGTATTTCATCCCGTTGGAGCCGCACCCTGGTATCGTGGTGTTAGAAGATCCCTTCATCGGCTTTTTCTTTTACGACAATGGCGTGATCACTAAAGATCTTTTCTTTTCGGGACATGTCTCGGCCATGTTACTACTCTGCCTCACGGCCACGGGACGGAACCTAAGGATGTTCCTGGCCGCCGATGCCCTGGCGATGGCCATCTGCATGTTGTTCCAACACGCGCACTACACCGTGGACATTCTTGCCGCTCCGCTCTTTGTCTTGCTTTGCGTCTACATTGCCGGACGCCGGACGGTAACGACCGAGGCCGTTGCCGTAAGAAACGAATCGTGAACCGCCCTCCGCCCTTGTTGGTGAAGAACACCAACAAGGGCGAAGAGGGTTTGATCAATTAAAAATGGCCACCAGCAGATAGGTCGCCGTGCTAAGTAGCATGACTGCAAAAAAGATTCCACTCCAGAGCCGAAGGACTAGCTTGTTCCAAAAATAGGTCAACGCGTCCTCGTTTTTTTCTTTTTTGAATTTGTCCGCCAGCCCTTTAGTCCTCAGCCATTGTATTACCGCGTATAGGGATACCGCTGTTCCGATGACCTTCACAAATCCAAAGGATTCCAAATGGAAGAAGATCAATATGTCTCCTACGAGGAACAATAGAAATCCTATGTAAAAAATCAGTCTTGGGGTGGGAGTCATGTATTTATTTGATTCTTCGCGGCTATTTCGCCGGGCGTCCGAAACTTGTTGGTGAGGAACACCAATGAGGGTGGCAGGTAACTGTTGTTGGCGCCGAACACCAACAACAGTCAAATAAAATCGATCTATTTCAAATGCGACCGCAGCATCCACGCCATCTTCTCAAGACCTTCCATGAGGCCCGTGATATAATCGCTGGTGCCGGCGTCGCCGTATTCATTGGCAAAGCGGTTGATGTTTTCGCGGAGTGTGATGATGATGGTTTCGTGATCGGTGAGGAGCTCGCGCAGAAAGCCTTGAGAGTCATTTTTCTCGCGGACTTGTTCGGTGAGGTGGGTCAATTGCAGAAAGTCTTTGAGGGTAGAGGGGGCGTAGTGGCCCAGCGAGCGGATGCGCTCGGCCACGCCGTCCATGACTTCGTCCAGTTGGTTGTACTGGGTTTCGAAGAAGAGGTGCTGGCTATGAAAGTCGGGACCTTCTACGTTCCAGTGGGCGCGACGGGTCTTTGTGTAAAGCACAAAGATGTCGGCCAGTAGTTTGGACAATTCCTTGGCTACGCTTGCCAAGTTCTCTGCTTTGATTCCAATGTTCGTTTGCATACGTGTAGAGGTGATTTATGGGTTGGAAATATACTTAATTCGGTTTTGCGTTTAGCCGTGGCGTTGTTTGCGTTTAATTCAACACGGCTTCACAGTTCATTCATGTGGTTTTATTTCTTTCACCGTGCCATCGGCGTAGCCCGCGATCACGAGGTTCACCATGGTGTTGACAAACAAGCCGGTGGCCACTACGCCGGGAATGCTGCGGATGGCAGCGTCCAATTGCACCGGGTCTTCAATCGCGTTGAACTGGCAGTCGGCGGTGAAGTTTCCGTTCTCGCTAATATACTGTTGATTTCCGTTGCGCCGAAGCCGCGGCTCGCAGCCGAGGGCTTTGAGATGGTTTAGGGTGAGCTCCGCAGCAAAGGGCAGGATCTCTACCGGCAAGGGAAATTTGCCCAGGCGTTCGACGAGTTTGGACGAATCAACAATGACAATAAATTTCTTGCTGTTGTAGGCCAGGATCTTTTCGCGGGTGTGCGCGCCGCCGCCGCCTTTGATGAGGTGGCCGTGGCGATCGGCTTCGTCGGCGCCGTCGATGTAGAGGTCGATGCTATCGATGGAGTTGAAGGGAACGATGGGAATGTTCATGTCGTGGGCGAGTTTTTCGGAGCGTTCCGAACTGGCCACGGCCCGGATGGTGAGTCCCTGTTTTATGCGTTCGCCGATCTTTTGAATAGCATAGAACACCGTGGAGCCGGTGCCTAATCCTACCACCATGCCATCTTGTACATAGCGCGCCGACCATTCGCCGGCATGTCGTTTAGCGTCGTCCATACGGATTTGAAAAAGTGCGAACTAAAGGTAAGGGGTGGCGTGTAAAAAAAGGCTTGGCCGTTGAGAATTTTTACCGCCCACCTTCTCCGCCACTGGCGGATTCGGCGGACGAGCAAAGTCAACGTAATGCAGTAACTAGAAATTCTTTGCCTGCCCGCCTTCTCCGCCAGTGGCGGAGAAGGCGGGGTGGTTAAACGCATCTCCACACCACATCTACAAACCAGTGCCGGCTATCCTGGAATTGTTCAAAACTCCTAAACCCCGACCGCTCAGCCAGTTGCTGAATTTCCGTCAAGGAATATTTCTGAGAGATCTCCATAAACATCGGCTCGCCCTGCGCAAAGTGGATGGCGTGTGGCCCGATATGTACCCGCTGTTCGCGTTGACTCACCAGGTAGCTTTTGCAGGAGCCCGTTTCCGGGTCGTACATCGGATAGTGCACAAATTGCTCCAGGTTAAAGTCGGCTCCCAATTCGCGGTTGATGCGCTTCAGCAGGTTTAGGTTGAATGCCCGCGTGATGCCGGCTTTGTCGTTGTAAGCATCCAGGATGACCTGCGGATGTTTCTTCAAATCAAATCCCACCAACAACAAATCGCCTGGCGATAATTGCTTTCGCAGCGCTTTGCAAAACCCCAGCGCTTCTTGCGGGGGCACGTTGCCGATACTGGCCCCCATAAACAACACAACCTTTTGTTTGTCCGAGCGCAGTTTGGCTTCCTTCAACATGTCGAGGTAGTCGCCCGGCAATCCTTCCACGCGCATGCCCGGGAATTTGAGGGGCAACGTCTTCTCCAGGGTTTGGATGATGCTTTCGGAGATGTCGATGGGAAAATAGGTGTAGTCGATACCCCTGGCCTGGAGCTCGCCCAGCAGATAGCCCGATTTGGCTGTGTCGCCGGGGCCCAGTTCCACCAGGTCGAAGTCGGATGTATGGTTGCAGATCAGGGTGGCAATATCTTGTACCTGATGCTCGAATATTTCCTGCTCGCAGCCGGTCAGGTAATATTCCGGGCACTGCATGATGCGTTGAAAAAGCTTGTCGCCCTCGGCATCATAAAAGTATTTGGCGCTAAGCGATTTGGAGGATGCGGTGAGGCCGTGAATAACATCTCGATAGAATTCCTCGCGCGCGGCCTGCCGGTTCTTTAATCGGGTGTAGTGATCGGTTAAGAAAGGTATGGTCATAAAATTTGTTCGGGGTTATTGTGCCAGCCGGATGCCGGTGAGCTGCCAGCGCTGGTGCGGATGAAAGAAATTTCGATACGATATGCGGCTGTGGCCGGGCGGGGTGAAGGCGGAGGCCCCGCGCAGAACCTTTTGGTTCACCATAAACTTGCCGTTGTATTCTCCTACTGCACCCGGTGCCCGTGCAAAACCGGGATAGGGGAGGTAGGCACTTTCGGTCCATTCCCAACGGTCGCCCCAGGCAAAATTGGGCGCGGCCGCTTCCCATTCAAATTCTGTGGGCAGACGCTTACCGGCCCAGGCGGCAAATGCCGCGGCTTCGTAGTAGCCGATGTGTGTGACGGGTTGGTTTAGGTCGAGCGGAAGCAGTCCCCGCAGCGTGTAGCGGAACCAGGCGCCATCCTGTTTGTACCAATACAATGGGGCTACAATACCGTTGGCTCTCACCCAATCCCAGCCCTCGGCATGCCAGTGCGCAAAGTGGGTGTAGCCGCCGTCCTCCATAAACTCCAGATAGGCCGCGTGCGTGACGAGCGCCGGGGCGATGCTGAATGAAGGAAGAAATACTTTGTGACGGTTTAATTCATTGTCATAACAAAATGAATCACCCACGTGACCGATCTGATACATCCCTTCTTCCAGAGTGATGAAAGGGGCCGATGCGTGCGAGGGTGTCTCGCAAAATTCCAGCGTGTGATCCTCGGTGTATGCCGGCAACAGCGGATTGTGGCCGAGGATGTATTTGATGTCCGTCCACAACAACTCCTGGTGTTGTTGTTCGTGATGACATCCCAGGGTGATCAGGTCCATGATCGTCGTGGGCAGGGGTTCATTCATCCAGGCCATCATGGCGGCATCGACATGCTGGCGGTATTGATAGATTTCCGCCACCGTGGGCCGGCTCAGGTTTCCGCGTTGGGTACGGACCACGCGTGCACCAAGACTTTCATAATAACTATTGAAAACAAAATTGAAATTCGCATTAAATTCCTGGTAGCCCTCCCGGTAGGCTTTCAGCAAAAGGGTTTCAAAAAACCACGTGGTGTGCCCGAGGTGCCATTTGGGCGGGCTCACGTCCTCAACCGGTTGCACCACATAGTCTTCGGTTTGTAGCGGCGCGCATATCTCTTCCGTTAATTTGCGCACGCGTATATAGGTTTCCCGTAGTGTTCTCATCCCGGGCGATGATGCCATTATTTTTTCAGAAAGTAGCGCTTCGGTCATAAAAAAAACTTTTCAAACGTTGTCCAGGGTCATAAAAAGATTGTTGAGCGATTCCGAAAAAGTAGGGTGGGCAAAAATGCCGTCGCGAATTTTTTCGTAAGGGAGCTTTCCCATCATCGCCACCTCCAGCACCGACATGATCTCACCCCCGTTGGGTGCCAGGATGGAAGCGCCGAGGATTTCATGCGTGTCCTCGTCCACGATGGCTTTCATCATGCCACGCGTTTCTCCGGTCTCGATCCCGCGTGCCACCTGCGACATGCTGAGCTTGGCCACTTTGATGCGCCGCCCGTTCTCGCGGGCCGCTTTTTCGGTGAGGCCGATGCGGCCCAGCTCGGGGTCGGTGAACATGCAATACGGCACCAGCCGGTCCTGCACCGAAAGCCCAGCCTTGTCCAGCAAGTTGCGCGAAACAACGAGATAGTCATTGTAGGAAATGTGCGTGAAGGCCGGCCCCTCTCTCACATCACCGAGTGCATAAATTCCTTTTACGGAAGTTTCCAGTCGATCGTCGGTCTTTATAAAACCTTTTTTTGTGAGAACAATTCCGGCGCGCTCGGGTTTTAATTCACTGAGATTCGGGATGCGTCCGGAAGCAATCAGCCAGTGCGAACCGGTGATGGTTTGGGATGGGCCATCGGCGGACAATGTCAATTCCACCTGACCATCGGAAAGGCGTTTTGCTTTGGTGACCGTTGCCCCAAGGCGGATCTTAATGCCTTCCATTTCCAGGATATTTTTCAATTCGCCGGCAATGTCGTCGTCCTCTTTGTTGAGCAGCGCAGCGGAGCGATCCAGGATCGTCACCTGGCTGCCGAGGCGCCGGAAGAGTTGTCCAAATTCCATGGCGATGTATCCGGCGCCGAGAATAACGAGGTGATCCGGAACGGTTTTCAGGTCCATGATCGTAGTCGACGTGTAATAGGGCGTGTCATTCACCCCGTCGAGTGCGGGTATCTGTGGCGATGCGCCGGTATTGATGAAGATGAAATTGCCTTCCACTTCCGTGAACGTTCCATCGGGGTGATGAACGGTCAATTTTTTTTCGCCAGTGAAGCTGGCAGCGCCCGTGATGAGGTCAAGGCCGTTTGTTTTGCGGAGCCACTCTTCCAGGCGCGCGCGTTTGGCCGTTACGATCCTGTCTTTGCGTTGTATCACGGTGGCCATATCGACCACGGGAGAGGGCATCTGAATGCCCAACGCCGCCGAATGTCGTGCCAGGTAGGCTCTGCGGCCGGAAGCTATAAGCGTTTTGCTGGGCGTGCAGCCGTCGTTCACGCACGTGCCACCCACCCAACGCTTTTCGATCAGGGCAGTTTTCCATCCGGCCTTTGCCAATCGAGCAGCAAGGGGAGAACCGGCTTGACCCGATCCGATAATAACGGCATCGTATTTCATCATGGTTAGGGTTTGAGAAGCGTGCAAGATGCGAAAATTGCTCCGGTCGTGACTAAGCTCGATCCTCAAAAAGCGTTGTACAAAATAGCGTGCCACAAATTGCGTTGACTTAAAGGAGTTCAAGCATCGCTATCCGCGCGCCGGAAAGATGCTTGAGCATCAAGGTAAAATCGCAGTTTCGAATTTTCTTCGCGGCAGATGATGTCCGCGTCAAAGTAAAAGGCTAGTGTGGAAGCTGTGGAATTTATTACACACCTGATTTTTGATGAATTTAATTCGAGGTCCCGACGATGGAATTTGAGGGGCTTCTTCCTATTTTTAGAAATAAACCTCCAGCTATGAAGACGAAAGCCGCGGTGAAAGAGAAGCGCCCTACTGCCAAGAAGAATGCATCCAACGTACGCGTAAAGAAAAATGGTTCCAACGGTCACGCCACGGAAACTGCGCATGGCGATGGTCACGCGATATCGTCTGACCTGTCAGGCTCAAAAGAACTTCTCAGAGTCTTAACCGAAGTAAAAAATGGCAACTTTTCCGTACGCATGCCCATCGACGAAGTCGGGCTGAACGGAAAGATATACGACACCCTCAACGAGATCATTTCGCTCAACGAAAAGATGATGCAAGAGTTCACCCGCGCCGGCAACACCATCGGCAAACAGGGTAAGCTCACCCAGCGTATCGAGATCCCCAGCACAAAAGGCGCCTGGAGCGAAGGCGTGAACTCGCTCAACGTTTTGATCTCCGACCTTGTTCACCCCACGATTGAAATTGCACACGTGATCAGCTCGGTGGCCAAAGGCAACCTCTCGCAGGAAATGCCCGAAGAGATCGGTGACCACCGGCTCGAAGGAGAGTTTCTTCGCATTGCCAAAGAAGTGAACTACATGGTGAAGCAGCTCAACCTGTTCTCCATGGAAGTAACCCGCGTAGCCCGCGAGGTAGGTTCGGAAGGAAAGTTGGGCGGCCAGGCCAAAGTGAAAGGGGTAGGGGGCGTGTGGAAAGATCTCACGGACTCCGTGAATCACATGGCCGGTAACCTCACCAACCAGGTGCGGAACATCGCGGAAGTGACGACGGCCATCGCCCGCGGAAACCTCTCCAAAAAGATCACGGTAGACGTGAAGGGAGAAATGCTCGAATTGAAAAACACCATCAACACGATGGTGGATCAGCTCAACTCCTTTAGCTCGGAAGTAACGCGTGTGGCCCTTGAAGTAGGAACGGAAGGAAGACTCGGCGGGCAGGCCACCGTAAAAGGCGTGGGGGGTGTGTGGAAAGATCTGACCGACTCCGTAAACCAAATGGCCGGCAACCTGACCGCCCAAGTGCGAAACATCGCCGGCGTGACCACCGCCGTAGCCACGGGCGACTTGTCAAAGAAAATCACCGTAGATGCCAAAGGCGAATTGTTGGAATTGAAGAACACCATTAACACGATGGTGGATCAATTGAACTCCTTCTCTTCAGAAGTAACGCGTGTAGCCCGGGAGGTGGGTTCCGAAGGTCAATTGGGCGGTCAGGCCGACGTGCCGGGCGTAGGGGGAACGTGGAAAGATTTGACCGACTCCGTAAATCAAATGGCCGGTAACCTCACCAACCAGGTGCGGAACATCGCCGGCGTGACGACGGCCGTGGCCAATGGTGACTTGTCAAAGAAAATTACGGTAGACGTGCGCGGAGAAATGTTGGAGTTGAAGAACACGATCAACACCATGGTGGATCAGCTCAACTCTTTCGGTTCAGAAGTAACGCGTGTGGCCCTTGAAGTGGGAACGGAAGGAAAACTGGGAGGCCAGGCCACGGTGAAAGGTGTAGGCGGTATTTGGAAGGACCTGACCGATTCGGTAAACCAAATGGCATCGAACCTGACCGGCCAGGTGCGGAACATCGCCGGTGTAACCACCGCTGTGGCGAACGGCGACTTGTCAAAGAAAATCACGGTGGACGTACGCGGGGAAATGTTGGAGTTGAAGAACACGATCAA carries:
- a CDS encoding SdiA-regulated domain-containing protein; protein product: MKYGLLSALCLLLLFSCELKRYNSPPGYDFSAPEKIIMRESLLEISGIAFHHGNPDTVLAINDEDGRLFFFPIDKKKAYATKFSKNGDFEDVAVYKNLIYTLRSDGTLFSFSDSIKQKKVKARKWENVFPKGEYESLCALETDNKLYTLCKKCGKEKHIIKGYTLDLADSSGSKVTSFQIDLSGMSSLAGKVRRAFQPSALALHPLTGEWYILSSVHKTLLIADAGWKPKAAYALDPKYFNQPEGIAFDDVGHLYISNEGNEIQNGNIMRFAFVR
- a CDS encoding phosphatase PAP2 family protein, which codes for MKFSSLLIAALCLSSGALAQIKPQPSEPAPDLQLQEDAPQAKKEYRLLHAVKVPALLIGLGVYSAKSDDVINRYEIREERNNIMPNFHSKVDNYLMHAPVAIVYGLNIAGVKGKNDFRNRTLLLVKSEMIMAALTFSFKSITHEERPDGKDEFSFPSGHTAQAFATATFMAKEYGDQSVWYTIGAYGMATTVGAMRIMNNRHWVSDVFAGAGIGILSTNIAYLTHRYHWKNKNSNLTVVPTYAKGPGLYIGYRFN
- a CDS encoding phosphatase PAP2-related protein; the encoded protein is MKKNWKYAWGSPAFRTHFILTLVAGIALAIFADRFFPFIQQRPGHLIGDPVLDWLPSYDLSAYIFALLYVGVIIAIGTAVKTPEVLLTGLQAYVLLSFMRMCTLYFIPLEPHPGIVVLEDPFIGFFFYDNGVITKDLFFSGHVSAMLLLCLTATGRNLRMFLAADALAMAICMLFQHAHYTVDILAAPLFVLLCVYIAGRRTVTTEAVAVRNES
- a CDS encoding Dps family protein, coding for MQTNIGIKAENLASVAKELSKLLADIFVLYTKTRRAHWNVEGPDFHSQHLFFETQYNQLDEVMDGVAERIRSLGHYAPSTLKDFLQLTHLTEQVREKNDSQGFLRELLTDHETIIITLRENINRFANEYGDAGTSDYITGLMEGLEKMAWMLRSHLK
- a CDS encoding glycosyltransferase family 2 protein, producing MKVSGFTFVRNAIRYDYPVVEAIQSILPLCTEMVVAVGNSDDDTLQLIRSIPSDKIRIIETVWDDNVRDNGRVLAIETDKAFRAIDPTADWAFYIQADEVMHEKYIDAVRENMQRYKDDHEVEGLLFDYVHFYGSYDYVGTSYRWYRREVRVIRNRKDIFSYRDAQGFRILPNRKLKVKHIPASIFHYGYVREPKAMQNKQVSFNRYWHSDEWIDQNIPRTSEFDYSEIDRLERFQDTHPQVMHRRIANLTWDFVFDESRVRLSLKDRVKEWVEKTTGRRLGEYRNYVIV
- a CDS encoding SDR family NAD(P)-dependent oxidoreductase codes for the protein MKQAIITGASKGLGKALALEMASRGYETLLVARSAPLLETLAAEISSRFNVKVHTLTLDLAQNEASQTVYEWCQGASFQPTVLINNAGYACWGYFHRLPLSSQLPMLDLNVQGMVSLTHRILPILQKQPQAYILNVCSTSAYQPVPTMALYAASKAFVRSFTRSLRYELRKGPVSVTCLSPGPMATNFIAQANMQAMQATAQKFEMKADDVARRGVKAMFAGRAEVIPGWMNALSVGFSKILPDALLERIANNLYESKL
- a CDS encoding phytanoyl-CoA dioxygenase family protein is translated as MENYPRFEFSDPLGSDPLEFFAKHGFLHFNNFISRETVSDIRAEIRVIEDKFVERQVEKINGVPIKYGTDVDGRKFIQRFPFSSQQSPLLNEFLQDPRLQALFPLLGDDAENPRVGHNEKDGLVVNHYINTELSKFIRMGWHTDCLRDVFYGKKIMPMLNVGIHLTDAKPGQGGLRILPGTHKQTIFGVLFKKPYFLDHRPDKNEVGLQTRAGDLTVHDGRLWHRVAQSTVMGEQSRRQVMYVPIISGAYAIKNEKSPTLIYQHFQNMVR